The following proteins are encoded in a genomic region of Takifugu flavidus isolate HTHZ2018 chromosome 3, ASM371156v2, whole genome shotgun sequence:
- the LOC130522347 gene encoding NGFI-A-binding protein 1-like: protein MAAVLPRTLGELQLYRILQRANLLYYYEAFIQQGGDDVQQLCEAGEEEFLEIMALVGMASKPLHVRRLQKALRDWVTNPAIFNQPLTSLPVCSIPVYKLPEGSPTLLSGQDRANTASVKIPKAVAAACSDPGKLDVARDKVSAGSPLQGSSEARFWSGHSNDSEHSLSPSDLGSPSSPRDVLEALDAAAVQSVLECVDRMAPGLPKTDLAEVKEQLKNNKKLAKMIGHILEMNDDDPRREEEIRKYSAIYGRFDSKRRDGKHLTLHELTVNEAAAQLCMRDVALLTRRDELFGLARQISREVTYKYTYRTSKSRCGDRDEPSPKRIKTEENFFDIQEALQAIHMRQEMLREQLACAKSKGEETVGRNLQMQLERLLARQMEILQDAAVQERLQALDWRIPPAALKYLTDIQNTNGTAAEASRDNHDERPINLRVVSQNMQEGDLPLGKQLANELKRHHSHNNSNNNNNSNHHHHHHHTDESKTPATENGTTQRTSSNTEKKTIKSEPEDST from the exons ATGGCGGCGGTGTTGCCGAGGACCCTGGGTGAGCTGCAGCTTTACCGGATCCTGCAGCGGGCGAATCTTCTCTACTACTACGAAGCCTTCATTCAGCAGGGCGGCGACGATGTGCAGCAGCTTTGTGAGGCCGGCGAGGAGGAGTTCCTGGAGATCATGGCCCTCGTCGGCATGGCCAGCAAGCCGCTGCATGTGCGGCGCCTGCAGAAAGCCCTACGAGACTGGGTCACCAACCCAGCCATTTTCAATCAGCCCCTGACCTCGTTGCCCGTCTGCAGCATCCCCGTCTACAAGCTGCCGGAGGGCTCGCCCACCCTGCTGAGCGGACAGGACCGAGCCAACACCGCTAGTGTCAAGATCCCCAAAGCCGTCGCCGCTGCCTGCTCAGACCCCGGGAAGCTGGATGTAGCGCGGGATAAAGTGTCGGCGGGCTCACCCCTACAGGGCAGCAGCGAGGCCCGGTTCTGGTCGGGTCACAGCAACGACAGCGAGCACAGTCTTTCCCCCTCAGACCTTGGTTCACCATCGTCACCGCGGGACGTGTTAGAGGCCCTGGATGCGGCAGCCGTCCAGTCAGTCCTGGAGTGCGTGGACAGGATGGCACCCGGACTCCCTAAGACAGATCTAGCTGAGGTCAAAGAGCAACTAAAGAACAACAAGAAACTGGCAAAGATGATTGGACACATCTTAGAAATGAATGACGATGACCcgcggagggaggaggagattcGTAAATACAGCGCCATCTACGGACGCTTTGACTCCAAAAGGAGGGATGGCAAACACCTGACGCTGCACGAG CTGACGGTGAACGAGGCGGCAGCTCAGCTCTGTATGAGGGATGTGGCTCTGCTGACGCGTCGGGACGAACTTTTCGGACTCGCCCGCCAGATTTCCAGAGAGGTCACCTATAAATACACCTACCGCACCAGCAA GTCCCGCTGTGGAGACAGAGACGAGCCGTCTCCCAAAAGGATTAAAACGGAG GAGAATTTCTTTGACATCCAGGAAGCCCTTCAGGCTATCCACATGAGGCAGGAAATGCTGAGGGAGCAGTTGGCCTGTGCCAAATCCAAAGGTGAAGAAACGGTCGGGCGAAATCTGCAG ATGCAGCTGGAGCGACTCCTCGCTCGGCAGATGGAGATCCTGCAGGATGCCGCCGTACAGGAGCGACTCCAGGCTCTGGACTGGAGGATCCCCCCGGCCGCCTTGAAGTACCTCACCGACATCCAGAACACCAATGGAACCGCTGCCGAAGCCAGCCGAGACAACCACG ATGAGCGACCAATCAACTTGCGGGTGGTTAGTCAGAACATGCAAGAGGGCGACCTCCCGTTGGGCAAGCAGCTAGCAAATGAACTCAAGCGCCACCACagccacaacaacagcaacaacaacaacaacagcaaccaccaccaccaccaccaccacacagatGAGAGCAAAACACCAGCAACAG AAAACGGGACGACACAGCGGACGTCCAGCAACACAGAGAAGAAGACCATAAAGTCAGAGCCAGAAGACTCCACATAG